Sequence from the Candidatus Eisenbacteria bacterium genome:
AGTTGCTCCAGCCCCTCCAGCCGCTCCAGGCGCGACGGCTCCAGCCTCACGAAGCGCTCCAGTGTCTCCCGACCGAACGCGTAGATCCCCAGGTGCCCGTACGCCGGCGGCGCCCCCGCGGCGCCCGGGTGTGCGGCGGGGATCCGGGCGCGGGAGAAGTACAGCGCATGTCCGGCGGCGTCGCACACCACCTTCACCACGTGCGGACACTCCAGGTGCGCGGGATCCTCCAGCCGCGCCGCCGCGGTGGCCATGGCTTCCCCGCCGGCGATGGACTCGCACAGCTCGCGCAGCAGCGCGGGATCCGCTTCGGGCTCGTCACACTGGAGATTCAGCACCACCCCCGCCGGGGAGCGCGCCGCCACCTCGGCCACACGGTCGGTGCCGCTCGCGTGCGCGGGCGAGGTCATCTGCGCCTCCCCTCCCGCGGCGCGCACCGCGGCCACGATGCGCTCGTCGTCCGCCGCCACCACCACGCGGGCGATCCCCGCGGCGAGCGCCGCATCGCGCGCGTGCAGCACCAGGGGCCGCCCGTGCAGCAGCGCCAGCGGCTTGCCCGGCAACCGCGTGCTGGCATACCGGGCGGGGATCACGGCGAGGACGTCGCGGAGCTCGGACA
This genomic interval carries:
- the kdsB gene encoding 3-deoxy-manno-octulosonate cytidylyltransferase; its protein translation is MSELRDVLAVIPARYASTRLPGKPLALLHGRPLVLHARDAALAAGIARVVVAADDERIVAAVRAAGGEAQMTSPAHASGTDRVAEVAARSPAGVVLNLQCDEPEADPALLRELCESIAGGEAMATAAARLEDPAHLECPHVVKVVCDAAGHALYFSRARIPAAHPGAAGAPPAYGHLGIYAFGRETLERFVRLEPSRLERLEGLEQLRALENGIRIRVLRAARFTRGVDTPEDLEELERRIRP